In Bacteroidales bacterium, one genomic interval encodes:
- a CDS encoding DUF4339 domain-containing protein yields the protein MEEKKYYFLDDGIQIGPLTFTELKLSGIKQDTLVWYNGLSNWLKANELDEIKSMFSSTPPPPPTTNVSTGKQNSKSEPHASTPGLQNNKRDASVSVRVWKSSNRKSLPAFCMFMFVFFTFMGIALIAASNPQENTTGLGIVITFIGIIFLPLYFWAMSSGKEIYQIGVNHSENILWVNRPSERKIHKENWGNKIKSFHIEKSSSSRFVTAGNIGGVPKRVVTKKWELKVSLEGKDYLWPVPGSVFYAKKEADELIGKINMLL from the coding sequence TCAGGAATAAAACAAGATACTTTGGTTTGGTACAATGGTTTGTCAAATTGGTTAAAAGCAAATGAACTTGATGAAATAAAGTCAATGTTCTCTTCAACGCCACCACCGCCACCAACAACAAATGTAAGTACCGGAAAACAAAATTCAAAGTCAGAGCCACATGCTTCAACTCCCGGGTTGCAAAACAATAAAAGAGATGCAAGCGTTTCGGTGAGAGTGTGGAAAAGCAGTAACCGCAAATCATTACCAGCATTTTGCATGTTTATGTTTGTATTTTTCACTTTTATGGGAATAGCTTTAATTGCTGCATCAAACCCACAAGAGAACACAACTGGACTTGGAATAGTAATTACATTTATCGGAATTATTTTTCTTCCATTGTACTTTTGGGCAATGTCGTCAGGAAAAGAAATTTACCAGATAGGAGTTAATCATTCTGAAAATATTCTTTGGGTCAATCGCCCGAGTGAAAGAAAAATCCATAAAGAAAACTGGGGAAATAAAATTAAAAGTTTTCACATTGAAAAAAGTTCGTCAAGCAGATTTGTAACAGCTGGTAACATTGGCGGAGTTCCGAAAAGAGTTGTAACTAAAAAATGGGAATTAAAAGTTTCGCTTGAAGGAAAAGATTATTTGTGGCCTGTGCCCGGTTCGGTATTCTATGCTAAGAAAGAAGCAGATGAATTGATAGGAAAAATAAATATGCTTTTGTAA